In one Alnus glutinosa chromosome 14, dhAlnGlut1.1, whole genome shotgun sequence genomic region, the following are encoded:
- the LOC133856704 gene encoding uncharacterized protein LOC133856704, producing the protein MKVVMRFGKKGKLNPRFIRPSEINKRVGKLAYQVALPSNLAGMHAVFHVWMKMKFIPNPNLVAEYEPLGIQEGMTYKEMPIRILDRKEQVLRTKKIPSIKLSL; encoded by the exons ATGAAAGTTGTGATGAGGTTTGGAAAGAAGGGCAAGCTGAACCCTCGCTTTATCAGACCTTCTGAGATAAACAAAAGGGTAGGCAAGTTAGCTTACCAAGTTGCTCTACCATCAAACCTTGCAGGTATGCACGCCGTCTTCCATGTTtggatgaaaatgaaatttatcCCCAATCCAAACCTTGTGGCGGAGTACGAGCCATTGGGGATTCAGGAAGGAATGACCTACAAGGAGATGCCTATTCGGATTCTGGATCGCAAGGAGCAAGTGTTGCGCACCAAGAAGATTCCTAGCATCAAG CTTAGCCTCTAA
- the LOC133857390 gene encoding UDP-glycosyltransferase 88B1-like gives MKETIVLYPAAAFHHMASMVELGKLIMQHHPNLSITILVATMPFDASATSSYINHLSKTDLPISFYSLPSIHLPPPQQDSHDTKSRVASASEFIHLNAPHVLDALRTISLSSSVQALITSVVHLYDDSLHIPTYYYYSSCASTLAILLFLPTLHNQTAKSFKDLDGTLLHIPGLSPIRASYMPQPLLQRDDPTYHFFLNFGSCLPKSKGIIVNTFDSLEPHAIKSIADGACVPNGLMPPVYPIGPLITDAKDRAGGTLCDASSECLAWLDVQPSRSVVFLCFGSRGTFSEAQLEKIACGLERSNQRFLWVVKSPLGSTTEPNLEVLLPKGFAQRTKERGLVVKSWAPQNAILSHESVGGFVTHCGWNSVLEAVSYGVPMVAWPLYAEQHTNAVVLVEEMKLAIPIGMATSSEEGEKEGLVSSEEVETRVRQLMELEEGKVLRKRSLEMRTIARAAWTGGGTSFTAFSKLVASWKLG, from the coding sequence ATGAAGGAAACCATAGTGTTGTATCCGGCTGCTGCCTTTCACCACATGGCCTCCATGGTAGAATTAGGAAAGCTAATCATGCAACATCACCCAAACTTGTCCATAACAATCCTAGTCGCAACCATGCCTTTTGACGCATCTGCCACTTCCTCCTACATCAACCACCTCTCCAAAACCGATCTTCCTATCTCCTTCTACTCCCTTCCCTCAATCCATCTTCCCCCACCCCAACAAGATTCTCATGACACCAAAAGCCGAGTAGCCTCGGCATCCGAGTTCATCCACCTCAATGCTCCCCATGTCCTTGATGCCCTCCGAACCATTTCTCTGTCCTCCTCCGTCCAAGCTCTCATAACCTCGGTTGTCCACTTATATGACGACAGCCTCCACATCCCAACTTACTACTACTATAGCTCTTGTGCTTCTACTCTCGCCATTCTTCTCTTCTTGCCAACCCTCCACAATCAAACCGCTAAAAGCTTCAAGGATCTCGACGGCACTCTCTTGCACATTCCTGGACTTTCACCCATCAGAGCCTCATACATGCCTCAACCTCTTCTCCAACGAGACGACCCCACTTACCATTTCTTCCTTAACTTTGGCTCCTGCCTACCCAAATCAAAGGGGATCATAGTAAACACGTTTGACTCACTTGAGCCACATGCAATCAAATCCATAGCTGATGGTGCTTGCGTTCCAAACGGTCTAATGCCACCGGTATACCCTATTGGTCCACTGATCACAGATGCCAAAGATAGAGCCGGCGGCACCTTATGCGATGCATCATCCGAATGTTTAGCATGGTTAGATGTGCAGCCAAGCAGAAGCGTTGTGTTCTTGTGCTTTGGTAGTAGAGGTACGTTTTCTGAAGCACAGCTTGAAAAGATTGCCTGTGGGTTGGAGAGAAGCAACCAAAGATTCTTGTGGGTGGTGAAGAGTCCTCTGGGTTCAACTACAGAACCAAACTTAGAGGTGCTGTTGCCAAAAGGGTTTGCACAGAGGACCAAAGAAAGGGGTCTTGTAGTGAAGTCTTGGGCTCCACAGAATGCTATTCTGAGCCATGAATCGGTAGGTGGGTTCGTGACGCACTGCGGGTGGAACTCGGTGCTGGAAGCAGTGAGTTACGGTGTGCCGATGGTGGCATGGCCATTGTATGCTGAGCAGCACACGAATGCTGTGGTTTTGGTGGAGGAAATGAAGCTGGCAATACCCATTGGCATGGCAACATCTTCTGaggaaggagaaaaagaagggTTGGTGAGTTCAGAGGAGGTGGAAACCCGCGTGAGACAACTGATGGAATTGGAGGAAGGGAAAGTTCTTAGAAAGCGAAGTCTAGAGATGAGAACCATTGCTAGGGCGGCTTGGACTGGTGGTGGGACGTCCTTCACTGCCTTTTCCAAGTTGGTTGCTTCTTGGAAGCTAGGATGA